The nucleotide sequence GCAGTGCCCCCGACACGACCAGCGACACCAGATAGATGACGTTGAACTCGAGGGTCTTCAGGATGTTGGGCGAGCTGCCGTAGAAGAGCTCGAACACCCACGCGCCGACAGCGGCGCCCGCACCGGCGAGCATCGCGACGGGAAGAGTGAAGCGGCGGTACAGGAAGATCGCGAAGATCAGCTCGGCGCCGAGGCCCTGAACCAGTCCCGACAGCAGAGTCGACACACCCCACACGTTGCCGATGAGCATCGACACGATCGCGGCGATCACCTCGACCAGGAGCGCCGCGCCGGGCTTGCGGATGACGAGGCCGCCGATGACGCCGCCGATGAGCCAGATGCCGACCGCGATGCCGCCGAGACCCGGCGTGAGGCCGTCCATCGCGATGAACCAGGCGTAGCCGACGGTGTTCCAGGCCCAGAAGACGAGGCCGATCGCGACACCGAGCACCGCGGCGACGACGATGTCGACGACCCGCCAGCGCAGGCTGCGCGGGCCCTGCGAACGGCCCGCAACGGGGGTGGATGCGGACGTGGACGCGTGCATGTGATCTCCTCCCTGCGCCGGCATGATCCGGATCAGGTTCGACGGTCGAAGCGTGGGTCGCTTCCTCTCAGCCCGACTCACCGGACTCCCGTGGTTGTGGCGACGAGTATACCGCCGGTTCAGCAGGTATTTTGGGTGGGTGACATCGGACGACACCCCTGCGCCCACGCGTCGCGCGCGCCGCGTGCAGACCGGTGCCGTTCCGACGCCGGGTCCCGAAGAGGTCCCTGAGGTCGGCGTCCTCACGATGCAGACGGGTGAGACGGATGCCGTGTCCCCGCCCACGAGCACGGCTCCGGTCGATGTGACCCCGGTCGCTCCGACGATCGCGACCGTGCCCGTCGCCGATGTGCCCTCGGTCGCGACATGGAACCCGACGGAGGTTGTCGACCCCTCCGGCCTCTCGCTCCCGACCGTCACCACCGCCACGACGGCAGCCGGCGCCCCGAACGGTCGCACGGCGCTCGCCTGGGTCGACGAGACCGTCGTCGAACGCGTCGCGGCGCCCGTCGACCTGACCGCGGCGGCGACGCCGTACGTGACGGTCGACGCCGATCTCCTCGCCGACGCCCCCCGGCGCTCGCCCCTGCGGGCCGCCGTCGTCGTGCCGACGCTCGCGATCGCGGCCGTCGTCGGCGCGTACGCGGCGACGATGCTGCTGTGGCCTCTGCACGCCGTCGCCCCCACGGTGACCGCGATCCAGGTGCAGCCGATCGCGGCGCCCGCCGCCGCGCCCGCGTGGCCCGCCGAGGGGAGCGCGGCGGAGGCCGTCGCCGGCATCCCGGGAACACTCGCCTCGACCGCCGACCCCGCCGCGATCGCCAGCATCACCAAGGTGGTGACCGCGCTCGTCGTGCTGGAGGAGATGCCGCTCGCCGTCGGCGAGCAGGGCCCGGAATACCGCTTCTCGTCGGCCGACCGCTCGCGCTACTGGCAGTACCGCTCGGGCGGCGAGTCCGCGCTCGACGTCCCGGTCGGGGGGTCGCTCACCGAGTACCAGATGCTCGAGGGCATGCTCGTCGGCTCCGCGAACAACTACGCCGACCGCCTGGCCCAGGGCATCTGGCCCTCCGACGCGGTGTACGCCTCCGCCGCCAACGCGTGGCTCACGGCCCACGGCGTTGCGGGCGTCACCGTCCGCGAGCCCACCGGCATGGACCCGCGTAACGAGGCCAGTCCCCAGGCCCTCGTGACGCTTGCGCAGAAGGCCCTGGCGCACCCCGTGATCGCCGAGATCGTCGCGAAGCAGTCCGTGGATCTTCCGGGCGCGGGGAAGGTCGAGAACACGAACGGTCTCCTCGCCGATCCGGGCGTCGTCGGCATCAAGACCGGAACGCTCGACGCCTGGAACCTGCTCTCGGCCAAGGACGTCATGATCGGCGACAAGACCGTGCGCCTGTACGCATCGGTGCTGGGTCAGTCCGACGACGAGGCACGCCTCGCCGCGTCCCGAGCGCTGTACGCGCAGATGGAGTCGGAACTGCAGCTCAAGCCCTCGGTGACAACGAGCACGGTCGCCGGTCAGGTCGAGACGCTGTGGGGCGACAAGGTCGACATCGTCACGTCGGGCGACGCGTCGGTGATCCTGTGGAACGGTGGCAGCGGCACCGTCACGACCACCTACCACCTGGGCGACAGCCGCGACGCCGGCGAAGTCGTCGGCTCGCTCAGCGTGACCGGACCGCTCGACGCGGCCACCGTCGACCTGACCCTCGCGGCCGAGATCACCGAGCCGTCGCCGTGGTGGCGCCTCACGCACCCGATGGACCTCTTCGGCCTCAACGGCTGAGGCGGGGCCGCGACCCCCTCAGGCGGACGGGTGCCCGACCACGCCCTTGCGCAGCAGCGCATTCCCGTAGGTGCGGGTCTCCCCCGTGCGCACGACGAGGTACGCGGCCTTCGCGACCTCGTAGTACTCGAACCTGTCGATGTAGCGCGGGAGGTCGACGCCTGCCGCGGCAGCGAGCTCGCGCTGCACGTCGAGCACCTCTCCGTCGGCCGACGTCATCAGGTCGAGCGCGGGCGCGTCGTCGAGCGGCACGACGCTCCGCACGGCCGCCAGCACGTCGGGGGTCGTCGTGCCGGGAAGGTCGACGACGCGCACGCCGATCGCCCACGCCGGGAAGTGCGCGTCGGCGATCACGACCGCGTCGGAATGACCCATGCGATCCAGGTGGAGCAGCAACTCCCCCGTGAGCAGCGGGTTGATGCCCTCGAGCATGAGGATCCCTTCGTCAGCGGATGAGGCCCGCGGCGGCCAGGTCGTCCCACAGGGCGGCGGGGATGTCGACCGCCATGAGCTCGGCGTTCCGGCGCAACTGCTCGGGTCGGCTGCCGCCGACGACGACCGAGCGCACGGATGCGTCGCGGAGCGGGAACTGCACGGCCGCGGCGGGCAGCGGCACGTCGTGCGCGCGGCACACGGCGAGGATCGACTGCAGGCGCTCCCACAGCGGCTCCGGCATCCGCCCGTACTCGTACCGGTCGTCGCGGGACGGCTCGTCCTTCGCGAGCAGTCCGGAGTTGAAGACGGATGCCGCGACCACCCCGGTCCCGCGCTCGTGACACGCCGGCAGCACGGCATCGGCGGCCGGCTGCTCGAGCAGCGTGTAGCGGCCGGCGATCATGATGAGATCGAGATCGGCGCTCTCGACGGCGGCGGCGAGCGCCTCGCTCACCATCGAGCCGATCCCGATCGCGTCGACGGCGCCCTCGGCGCGCAGCTGCTCGAGCGCGGGGAACGCCTCGCGCAGCGCCAGGTCGAGGTCGTGCCGCTCCGGGTCGTGCAGGTAGAGCACGTCGATGCGGTCGAGTCCGAGGCGCTCCTGCGATTCCTCGAGGCTCGCGCGCACGCCCGCCTCGGAGAAGTCCCACTCGCGGCGCAGCGTCGTCGGCACGTGGAAGTCGGCGGCGAGATCGAGTCCGCCGTCGTCGTCGGGGTTGGGGCGCAGCAGACGCCCCGCCTTCGTCGAGATCACGAACTCATCGCGTGGCTTGGTCCTGAGGAACGCGCCGAGGCGCTGCTCCGACAGCCCGAGGCCGTAGTGCGGGGCGGTGTCGAAATAACGGATGCCGCTCTCCCACGCCGCGTCCAGGATCGCCCAGGCCTGGTCGTCGCTGAGTTCGCGGAAGAGGTTGCCGACGTTCGCCGCACCGTACCCGAGACGGGTCAGGGCGGGGTTCTGGAGGGCGGCGCGCTCAGGCCGCAGCATCCGTCGTCCCGTACTCGTACTCGGCGCAGCTGGCCGCCTTCATCTCCATGCCGGTGCCGGGTGCGGTCGGCGCCACATACACGCCGCCGCGCACCTCGGTCGGCACGACGAAGTGCTCGTGCAGGTGGTCGACGTACTCGATCATGCGGCCCTCGCGGGTGCCGGTGACGGCCACGAAGTCGAACATCGACAGGTGCTGCACGGCCTCGCAGAGCCCGACGCCGCCCGCGTGAGGGCACACCGGCACGCCGTACTTGGCAGCCAGCAGGAGGTTCGCGATGTTCTCGTTGACCCCGCCGACGCGGGCCGCGTCGATCTGCATCACCGAGATCGCGCCGGCCTGCAGCAGCTGCTTGAAGATCACCCGGTTCTGGGCGTGCTCGCCCGTCGCGACCCGCATCGGCGCGATGGCGCGCGCGATCTCGGCGTGGCCGAGCACGTCGTCGGGACTCGTGGGCTCCTCGATCCACGCGGGGTCGAACTCGGCGAGAGCGTTCACCCACTCGATGGCCTCCGAGACCTCCCACCGCTGGTTCGCGTCGATCGCGATCGGGAAGTCGGGGCCGCACACCTCGCGGGCGACGCGGAGCCGGCGGATGTCGTCGTCGAGGTCGGCACCCACCTTGAGCTTGATCTGACCGAAGCCGTCGGCGATCGCCTCGCGGCACAGGCGCGCGAGCTTCTCGTCGGAGTAGCCGAGCCAGCCGGGGCTGGTCGTGTACGCCGGGTAGCCGGTGGCGAGAAGGACGCGCTCGCGCTCGGCGCGACCGGGCTCGGCGGCCCGGAGGATCGCGAGCGCGTCGTCGGGGGTGAGGGCGTTCGTGAGGTAGCGGAAGTCGACGAGGGCGACGAGCTCCTCGGGGCTCATCCGCGACAGCAGCTGCCACAGCGGAAGTCCGGCGCGCTTGGCCTTGATATCCCACAGCGCGTTGACGACCGCCCCGATCGCCATGTGCATGACGCCCTTCTCGGGGCCGAGCCAGCGCAGCTGCGAGTCGCCGATGAGCTCCCGGTTGATCGCGCCCATGTCGTCGAGGAGCGGCTCGATCTCGCGGCCGATGAGGTGTCCGGCGAGGGCATCGAGCGCAGCGACCTGCACGTCGTTTCCGCGCCCGATCGTGAACACGAAGGCGTGTCCCGAAACGCGGTCCGAAGCGTCCGTCACGATACGGAGATAGGCGGCCGAGTAGTCGGGGTCGAGGTTCATCGCATCGGAGCCGTCGAGGCTCAGGGACGTGGGGAATCGGATGTCTGTCGTCTCGAAGGCGACGATGCGGCTCACGGGGCGTTCTCCAGGTTCGCGGTTCGTGGAGTCGAACCCCTCGAAGTGTAAACATCGGATGTCTATACTGTCAATCACGCCCGCGGGACGCGGCGGCATCGACGCCACCCCGCATCGAGAAATCCAGGAGAACCATGAAGTTCGCGCGCCTCGGCGAGTCCGGCAGTGAGATCCCCGTCGTCGTCGACGCAGACCGATACCTCGATCTGCGCCCGCTCACATCCGATGTCGACGGCGGATTCCTCGCCGACGACCCCGTCCGCCGGACGTCGGACGCCATCGCCGAAGGGCTCCTCCCCGAGCTCGTGGGCGCGGCCGAGCTGCGCATCGGCGCGCCCATCGCCCGGCCGAGCGCCGTCATCTGCATCGGCCAGAACTACGCCGCGCACGCTCGGGAGTCGGGTGCGGAACCGCCGACCGTGCCGATCCTGTTCCTCAAGACCCCGAACACCGTCGTCGGTCCGAACGACACCGTGACGATCCCGCGCGGAAGCGAGAAGACGGACTGGGAGGTCGAGCTCGGCGTCGTGATCGGCCGCCGTGCCGCATACCTCGACAGTCCCGACGAAGCCGACGCCCACATCGCCGGCTACGTCGTCGCCAACGACGTGTCGGAGCGCACGTTCCAGATCGAGGTCTCGGGCGGGCAGTGGTCGAAGGGCAAGATCGCGCACGGCTTCAACCCGACCGGTCCGTGGCTGGTCACGGCGGACGAGGTCGACGCCCAGAATCTCCGCCTGAAGAGCTTCGTCAACGGCGAGCCCCGTCAGGACTCGAACACGAGCGACATGATCTTCGACGTGCGCGCCATCGTGCACCACCTCTCGCAGTTCGTCACCCTCGAGCCCGGCGACCTCATCCTCACCGGCACGCCGCAGGGCGTGGCGTTCGGCGGCAAGTTCCCGTACCTGAAGCCGGGCGACGTGGTCGACATCGACATCGAGGGGCTCGGCGCGCAGCGCCAGGAGTTCGTGGCGTGGAAGGCGATCCGATGAGCGGCCGGCCGCTGGACGGCCTCGTCGCCGTTGTGACGGGCGGGGCGTCGGGCATCGGCGCGGCGATCGCGACCGCACTCGCGGACGAGGGGGCCGAGGTCGCGGTGCTCGACCTCGATCCCTCGGGCGCCGACCCGCGCTTCGTCGCGTTCGCCGCGGACGTGTCGGACCGGGCCGCGGTCGACCGGGCCGTCGCCGCGGTCGGTGAGCGGTTCGGGCGCATCGACATCCTCGTCAACAACGCCGGCATCGGCGCACAGGGCGACATCGCCGCGAACGACGACGACGAGTGGGCGCGCGTGTTCTCGATCAACGTCACGGGCATCGCGCGCGTCACGTCGGCGGCGCTGCCGTGGCTGCGGCGCTCCCCGGCCGCCGCGATCTGCAACATGTCCTCGATCGCGGCCACGGCGGGACTGCCGCAGCGCGCGCTCTACAGCGCGTCGAAGGGCGCCGTGCTCTCGCTGACGCGCGCGATGGCCGCCGACCACCTGCGCGAAGGCATCCGCGTCAACGCCGTCAATCCGGGCACCGCCGACACCCCGTGGATCGGCCGCCTGCTCGCGAGCGCCCCCGATCCCGTTGCCGAGCGCGCCGCGCTCGAGGCGCGACAGCCGCACGGACGTCTCGTGTCGGCCGCCGAGGTCGCCGGCGCGGTGCTCTATCTCGTGAGCCCGTCGTCGGGCTCCACGACCGGCACCTACATCGAGGTCGACGGCGGGATGTCGCCGCTGCGCCTCCGCCCGGCCGGCTCCTGACCCGTCAGCCCAAGCGGTAGAACCGCTCGGCGTTCTCGGCGAGCACCGCTCTCCGGCGGTGCTCGCCGACGCGGTCGGCCAGCCACGAGGACACCGTGTCGAGCCATCGTCCGTAAGGACCCGAGACCGGCCAGTCGCTGCCGAACATCAGGCGGTCGGGGCCGAAGGCGTCCAGGGCCACGTCGAGGAAAGGCCTCACCTGGGCGTCGGTCCATTCGCCGGCCGACTCCGCCGGCAGGCCCGAGAGCTTGCACACGACGTTCGGACGCTGCGCGAGGTCGCGCAGCGACTCCGCCCACGGCGTGCCGTCGGCGGGGTCCGCGTCATCCGGCGAACCCACCTCGGGCTTGCCCAGGTGGTCCAGCACGATGGCGAGGTCGGGCAGGGCGTCCGCGAGCGCCACCACGTCGGGCAGCTGCTCCCAGCGCACGCACGCGTCGAACGTGAGTCCGGCCGCGGCGACCGCCTCGGCCGAGCGGAGGAAGCCCGGCCGCAGGCAGAAGCCGTCGGGCTCGGACTGCAGCAGGCGTCGCACCCCGATGACGAGCGGCCGCTCCGCGAAGGCCGCGAGATGCGCGTCGGTCGCGGCGGGGTCTTCGAGCGGCGCGCGGGCCACGATCCCCCGCACGGGCACGCGCGAGGTCAGTGACGCGACCCAGTCCGTCTCGGCGATCGCCTGCTCGGGCGCGCATTCCGCCTGCACGAACACGAAGCCGCAGTCCGCGTCGGGGGCGTCCTGCAAGGCGACGTCGAGCTCATCCGGACCGAAAGATCGGAGCAGAGCTCCTTCCAGCCACTCGTAGGTGAGGGCCTCGGGGTCCCAGAGATGGAGGTGTCCGTCCACGACTCGCATGTCACCATCATGCCGTCGCCGCGCGGTGACGGCGGCATCTGTTTCGCCCTGACATCGGATGTCTATGATGGGCGCGTGGCCGTCACCGACGAAGCGATCGAGAAGATCAAGGACATGATCGTCCGCGGCGAGCTCGCTCCCGGGTCGCGCCTGCCTCCCGAGAAGGACCTCGCCGAACGCCTGGGCCTCTCTCGCAACTCGATGCGCGAGGCCGTGAAGGCGCTCGAGGTCATCCGCGTGCTCGATGTGCGGCGCGGCGACGGCACATACGTCACGAGCCTCGAGCCGAAGCTGCTGCTCGAGGCGGTCTCGTTCGTCGTCGACCTGCACGACGACGACTCCCTGCTCGAGATCTTCGCGGTGCGCCGCATCCTCGAGTCCCACGCGACGGGGCTGGCGGCGCAGCGCGCGGACGACGACGACGTGGCCGGATTGGATGCCGAGATCAGCGGCGTCGCGATCGACACCGACATCGAGTCCCTCGTCGAGCACGACGTGCGCTTCCACAGCGCGATCGCACGACTCGCGGGCAACGACTACCTCGCGAGCCTGCTTGAGAGCCTGACCAGCCAGACCGTGCGGGCCCGCGTGTGGCGAGGGCTCACCCAGGCCGGCGCCGTCGAGCGCACGCTTCACGAGCACCGGGCGATCCTCGACGCGATCGCCGACCGCGACATCGGGCTTGCGACCGCGGCCGCGCAGTTGCACATCTCGGGCATCGAGCGCTGGCTGCGCCAGGCCCGCGACGCCTGAGCCCGGGTGCACATCCGCCTCTACGCGAAGCGCACGGTCTGCTGCAGGCGCGTGCGGTAGTCGAAGACCTCGTTGCCGCCGACGTCGCGCGCG is from Microbacterium sp. LWH3-1.2 and encodes:
- a CDS encoding ECF transporter S component; amino-acid sequence: MHASTSASTPVAGRSQGPRSLRWRVVDIVVAAVLGVAIGLVFWAWNTVGYAWFIAMDGLTPGLGGIAVGIWLIGGVIGGLVIRKPGAALLVEVIAAIVSMLIGNVWGVSTLLSGLVQGLGAELIFAIFLYRRFTLPVAMLAGAGAAVGAWVFELFYGSSPNILKTLEFNVIYLVSLVVSGALLAGVVGWFAVRGLAATGALGRFAVGREARREV
- a CDS encoding D-alanyl-D-alanine carboxypeptidase family protein, with the protein product MTSDDTPAPTRRARRVQTGAVPTPGPEEVPEVGVLTMQTGETDAVSPPTSTAPVDVTPVAPTIATVPVADVPSVATWNPTEVVDPSGLSLPTVTTATTAAGAPNGRTALAWVDETVVERVAAPVDLTAAATPYVTVDADLLADAPRRSPLRAAVVVPTLAIAAVVGAYAATMLLWPLHAVAPTVTAIQVQPIAAPAAAPAWPAEGSAAEAVAGIPGTLASTADPAAIASITKVVTALVVLEEMPLAVGEQGPEYRFSSADRSRYWQYRSGGESALDVPVGGSLTEYQMLEGMLVGSANNYADRLAQGIWPSDAVYASAANAWLTAHGVAGVTVREPTGMDPRNEASPQALVTLAQKALAHPVIAEIVAKQSVDLPGAGKVENTNGLLADPGVVGIKTGTLDAWNLLSAKDVMIGDKTVRLYASVLGQSDDEARLAASRALYAQMESELQLKPSVTTSTVAGQVETLWGDKVDIVTSGDASVILWNGGSGTVTTTYHLGDSRDAGEVVGSLSVTGPLDAATVDLTLAAEITEPSPWWRLTHPMDLFGLNG
- a CDS encoding RbsD/FucU family protein, coding for MLEGINPLLTGELLLHLDRMGHSDAVVIADAHFPAWAIGVRVVDLPGTTTPDVLAAVRSVVPLDDAPALDLMTSADGEVLDVQRELAAAAGVDLPRYIDRFEYYEVAKAAYLVVRTGETRTYGNALLRKGVVGHPSA
- a CDS encoding aldo/keto reductase, which encodes MLRPERAALQNPALTRLGYGAANVGNLFRELSDDQAWAILDAAWESGIRYFDTAPHYGLGLSEQRLGAFLRTKPRDEFVISTKAGRLLRPNPDDDGGLDLAADFHVPTTLRREWDFSEAGVRASLEESQERLGLDRIDVLYLHDPERHDLDLALREAFPALEQLRAEGAVDAIGIGSMVSEALAAAVESADLDLIMIAGRYTLLEQPAADAVLPACHERGTGVVAASVFNSGLLAKDEPSRDDRYEYGRMPEPLWERLQSILAVCRAHDVPLPAAAVQFPLRDASVRSVVVGGSRPEQLRRNAELMAVDIPAALWDDLAAAGLIR
- a CDS encoding L-fuconate dehydratase, with protein sequence MSRIVAFETTDIRFPTSLSLDGSDAMNLDPDYSAAYLRIVTDASDRVSGHAFVFTIGRGNDVQVAALDALAGHLIGREIEPLLDDMGAINRELIGDSQLRWLGPEKGVMHMAIGAVVNALWDIKAKRAGLPLWQLLSRMSPEELVALVDFRYLTNALTPDDALAILRAAEPGRAERERVLLATGYPAYTTSPGWLGYSDEKLARLCREAIADGFGQIKLKVGADLDDDIRRLRVAREVCGPDFPIAIDANQRWEVSEAIEWVNALAEFDPAWIEEPTSPDDVLGHAEIARAIAPMRVATGEHAQNRVIFKQLLQAGAISVMQIDAARVGGVNENIANLLLAAKYGVPVCPHAGGVGLCEAVQHLSMFDFVAVTGTREGRMIEYVDHLHEHFVVPTEVRGGVYVAPTAPGTGMEMKAASCAEYEYGTTDAAA
- a CDS encoding fumarylacetoacetate hydrolase family protein, translated to MKFARLGESGSEIPVVVDADRYLDLRPLTSDVDGGFLADDPVRRTSDAIAEGLLPELVGAAELRIGAPIARPSAVICIGQNYAAHARESGAEPPTVPILFLKTPNTVVGPNDTVTIPRGSEKTDWEVELGVVIGRRAAYLDSPDEADAHIAGYVVANDVSERTFQIEVSGGQWSKGKIAHGFNPTGPWLVTADEVDAQNLRLKSFVNGEPRQDSNTSDMIFDVRAIVHHLSQFVTLEPGDLILTGTPQGVAFGGKFPYLKPGDVVDIDIEGLGAQRQEFVAWKAIR
- a CDS encoding SDR family NAD(P)-dependent oxidoreductase, producing MSGRPLDGLVAVVTGGASGIGAAIATALADEGAEVAVLDLDPSGADPRFVAFAADVSDRAAVDRAVAAVGERFGRIDILVNNAGIGAQGDIAANDDDEWARVFSINVTGIARVTSAALPWLRRSPAAAICNMSSIAATAGLPQRALYSASKGAVLSLTRAMAADHLREGIRVNAVNPGTADTPWIGRLLASAPDPVAERAALEARQPHGRLVSAAEVAGAVLYLVSPSSGSTTGTYIEVDGGMSPLRLRPAGS
- a CDS encoding amidohydrolase family protein, with the translated sequence MRVVDGHLHLWDPEALTYEWLEGALLRSFGPDELDVALQDAPDADCGFVFVQAECAPEQAIAETDWVASLTSRVPVRGIVARAPLEDPAATDAHLAAFAERPLVIGVRRLLQSEPDGFCLRPGFLRSAEAVAAAGLTFDACVRWEQLPDVVALADALPDLAIVLDHLGKPEVGSPDDADPADGTPWAESLRDLAQRPNVVCKLSGLPAESAGEWTDAQVRPFLDVALDAFGPDRLMFGSDWPVSGPYGRWLDTVSSWLADRVGEHRRRAVLAENAERFYRLG
- a CDS encoding FadR/GntR family transcriptional regulator, whose translation is MAVTDEAIEKIKDMIVRGELAPGSRLPPEKDLAERLGLSRNSMREAVKALEVIRVLDVRRGDGTYVTSLEPKLLLEAVSFVVDLHDDDSLLEIFAVRRILESHATGLAAQRADDDDVAGLDAEISGVAIDTDIESLVEHDVRFHSAIARLAGNDYLASLLESLTSQTVRARVWRGLTQAGAVERTLHEHRAILDAIADRDIGLATAAAQLHISGIERWLRQARDA